acatattttttgaGAAATTACTGAATTTTGCGGTCAGGATGAGGATTGATATTATCAACGTGTACTGTTGAAATTTTGACGACACAGTTAGTAAATTGTATACTGAAATATCGCAGtacatattactccctccgtccacgaataagAGTCCAGTTTATTTTTTAGcacttgttttataaaaatgataataaatagttagagttaagaaatgataaagtaagagagagacaaGAGTCTTGTTTACATTATTATCTATCATACTTTACCTACCTAtagtttaaataaattattaataacatttattaatgtattagaatcaaactaaatatataaaacaaaacgaACAAAATTTTGTGTCGAACGAAGATGGTGCGTGCATAAGAAGATCATATAAGGTATGTAACAAATCATTTTCCATAGATAACTAAACATCAAATTAATATGTACAAAATACATCAAAATTATGTCTCATACTAGTAAGACCATAtttttacataattatataCACTTAGAAAAATGgcacataaaatgataaaattgtgGACCCAAAGTTGCGCGACAGATGATAACTAATCTTTGTGTGCTGCGTTTAATTCTTATAATGGGCTTTAAGAATGGCCTTTTAAGCCTGACTGCAATTTATGGGCCACGCTTAATTCATATAGTGGGCCTGGCCTGTTAAGCATGAAACATTTCATGggttttatatttatttctcaTTTTCAATGACAACTCATACATACATATCTCAACAAATTCTATTTCTCATAATCCAATCAAAATACTTGTGTAAACGTAAACGAATACTTGGTacaaaaaacataaatttttattatgatTGCACTTATTGATACAAAATAATAAACGATTATGTGACATTTATTTCCCTATCAAGGGCGATATAAACAAGTAAGAGATGGAAACAAACTATTCACTCGACAGGTTCGAAAAGCACTTTAAACATGTGGGTATCAATGGTGTCGGCAGCATGATATGCTCTGTAATAATAAGTCTTGGCCACTGCCAAAAACGTTTTCTTGATATTTCTGTTGATGCCCCCAGATTTCTCTAGAACCAACTTCACCAACATCTGCATGTCTTGCTCTAGTTCCTTATTTTTTATGGCTGCGATATGCCCATCTACGCCCATCTCCTATAGTCACAACATGTATACATCAATAATATGTTTATACGCATAATAATGTGTCTGTTTGAGGTCTACCTTTTGGGTCTGAATGAGAGAAAGATGGTGACAGATTTTGGTGGTTAGGTTGGAGAGAGTTTTGTACTCGTTGTGCGAGAGTATCTCTTCCGTATGGCCCGCGCAGATGTTCAGCGTGTTGGTTAGGAGCTCTGCGTCGTCTGCTTTACCATCTTGCAGCTTCGTTAGCCACACGCTCCACTGTAAACAGAAGAAACTATTTTATACAAGCAACTTAGGACTAATGGACTATAAAACATTAGTATTACTAGTAATTTACTCACCGCGGTTTTCAACTGGCGTTTGGTGTATCGGTTGAATCCCCTGAGGAACTGAGTGAGGGTGGCCACAACCATGCCCGCGGCCCCATCTTCTTTCTCCCGGCTGTTTATGCTGTCCACGCCATTGATATTTCCGAGCTCATTCAAAAGGCTTTGTTTCTCCTCAAACGATCTAGTTTCGCTGTTGAAGAAAGAAGTGATCATCTTAGAAATGACTTGGGATTTGGCCCACGCCATTCTCTCGTTGGTCCTCTCGAGCTCGAAGATGCTTGAGGCTGCCATGAAGTAATAAACGAGAAGTTCCTTTCTGCTTATCCCGAATTCTTCGATGCCACAGCTCTCGTACCATCTGTTCAATCCAATGTCAATGATATCTGAGTTAGGAATTAGTTAACAAAAGTTAGTGTAATCACAAAATGAATTAGGGCATACTCTTGCATGTAGATCCATTCGAACTGATGCTGCGCTTGGCATCTCTTGAAATCAGTCTTGGCTAGGTCGTGATACGTGTCGTTGCTGATCTCCGGCATCCTGTATAGTGTCTTTCCGATCCATACATCACCGGATCCGGCGTAGTACTGGATGTAGTACTTGGCCTCCACGCGGGGTAGGGTGGCCAGCCATGGCATCTCTAGCCCCAACTTTATCTGTAGTTGAATTAAATTTAGTATTATGAATCCAAGGTATGACTAATGTTGAAAGTTACACTATTCTATTATTATAGTGAAAGAGTGATGGATACCTCATCAGGCAAATGCTTGGATATAACCCATTTATCCAAAATCTGATTTTCAGCTAACTTTTCTTTCAAGAAATCGTAGGCAAATTTGGCTGCATCTTCCAAGATCTCCTCTCCGGGAAACCGGAGTTGAGAAGCTCTGTAGAGATTGTATATCGGAGAAGGTGACTCGATCATCTGCCCGCCGTAGCATGAGAATTTTCCATCTTTCTGCTTGAAATTCCTCAGAACATCTGTGTagacaaaaaataatactatttaaTTTAATCTACTTGAATGAAAATAAGAAGATTATTACTTAGTAAttgataattaaaaatatacaaacTTGGATCAACATCATATCCATGCATTCTTAGAAGCCTCACTCCCATGGATGTATCGTCAACATCACAAAACTCAGATTCTCTCCCACTGAAAACCCCCTTATCTGTCCAAAACCTGCAATTCAAATAGGtaagtaatttaattttctgttcaattttttttaaatgttaattaatttaaattaagtcatgtatgtatgtatgtatatactTGTGGATGTGGCTTAAGCATTCAGCAATCTCCGACTCGAAAAAGCGAGAAATCCCAAGGCGTTGCAGCCGGTCGATCGCCCAGAGTCTTCCGAACACATCGACGGGATAAGTGTGTGGCGCTGCGGAGTAATTAATCAAATAATTAGAACTATAATTagaacaattaattaattaattaatcataatgTATTTAATTACCTCCTCCATTGAAAGTGTCTACAGTGTTTTTGATGAAGTTGTAGCATTTTGGATCTTTGGTTTGCATGAAAGCAAAGGCGGTGGAGGAGGGAGAAGTGAGGAAGGAACCATCAGCTGACTGCAGTTTCAAAAGTTTGTCCCAATCCAAATTTTCCAGCCCTTCTAAACTGAATAATAATGATGTTGGCATTTTGTGCATAATCTCAAGTGGAATCCTGCAATGGAAAATAGacatttgaatttaattaagaGTAAACTATGGTCCCTAAACTATGCGTTTTGCACACAAATGGtacctaaactttaaaaatatcgtgggtagtccatgaactaaggtgtaatcacattttttatactttttcactattcatcacaattttgcacAAAAAATACCCCCAAGGCATGAAGGGTATTTTCggactttcatatctaggtattagatttgatattttttttatatttctctctagtactaaatatgatattttttatagtttgagtacctaaaatggtattattcacttcactttttcaatcactttatgtcATATATTCTTTCTCTAAAATTTTtaggaagtaaaaaattaaaataaaaaatagtactatgaaattcttaaatatattaattataaaaatcaaaattataaaaataatttgtcGCGTCAATAAGGCGAGTATATTGACTCAACATCCAACAATTTTCTTCCTAGTTGTAATTGTTTATTCTAcctagtattattttaaatccCATCGGTTCATTTGTTGCGTCATTTGCATGTGGCGAACAAAAAATATGCCTTATTAGTTATGACTTATGAACAGAGAACAGAGGTGGTATTATTCTGTATATCACTGAGAGGGACGGTCCGAATGATTGATTAAACAAATTTGAAGTAGGGTTTAGTAATCTTTTTAATTATGACatcttaatttaaattaaaatctgTTAATTTCTAATAATAATTCTTAATTATGATTAGGTTAAC
This portion of the Salvia splendens isolate huo1 chromosome 10, SspV2, whole genome shotgun sequence genome encodes:
- the LOC121753378 gene encoding copalyl diphosphate synthase CPS1, chloroplastic-like; translation: MASLSSTILSLSPAAGGRIPSSSAKLPLQECFATNAWMSSTKNLSLTYQLNHKKNSKLVAVATVDAPQVHDHDDSTLHQGHDAVNNIEDPIEFIRTLLKTTGDGRISVSPYDTAWVAMIKDVGGRDAPEFPSSLEWIVQNQLQDGSWGDQKLFCVYDRLVNTIACVVALRSWNVHEDKVERGVTYIKENVDKLTEGNEEHMTCGFEVVFPALLQKAKGMGIKDLPYDAPAVHEVHHTREQKLKRIPLEIMHKMPTSLLFSLEGLENLDWDKLLKLQSADGSFLTSPSSTAFAFMQTKDPKCYNFIKNTVDTFNGGAPHTYPVDVFGRLWAIDRLQRLGISRFFESEIAECLSHIHKFWTDKGVFSGRESEFCDVDDTSMGVRLLRMHGYDVDPNVLRNFKQKDGKFSCYGGQMIESPSPIYNLYRASQLRFPGEEILEDAAKFAYDFLKEKLAENQILDKWVISKHLPDEIKLGLEMPWLATLPRVEAKYYIQYYAGSGDVWIGKTLYRMPEISNDTYHDLAKTDFKRCQAQHQFEWIYMQEWYESCGIEEFGISRKELLVYYFMAASSIFELERTNERMAWAKSQVISKMITSFFNSETRSFEEKQSLLNELGNINGVDSINSREKEDGAAGMVVATLTQFLRGFNRYTKRQLKTAWSVWLTKLQDGKADDAELLTNTLNICAGHTEEILSHNEYKTLSNLTTKICHHLSLIQTQKEMGVDGHIAAIKNKELEQDMQMLVKLVLEKSGGINRNIKKTFLAVAKTYYYRAYHAADTIDTHMFKVLFEPVE